A genomic window from Silene latifolia isolate original U9 population chromosome Y, ASM4854445v1, whole genome shotgun sequence includes:
- the LOC141629036 gene encoding uncharacterized protein LOC141629036: MSGLIWNCRELNNVLSRTVPKIRALISTKFYDFIFLIETKSNVSTISPLFRSFGFGEATGVDAYGAAGGLWVGWKKEARMSFVVSCNHFVVLLVEKYNGCLWYLVLFYGAPDISSRKSVLLELEDCLGRLNHPYLIIGDFNQVEFSCDKFSVNKHRIPGAYDFHNWKVRNELLDIPFKGPRFTWCNNRKGKKRVYERIDKALGSKDWFSVFPDTGIKHYPIQISDHAPIEVNLNLTKIRTKGLTDLMLGHWIIWSVSRL; this comes from the coding sequence ATGAGTGGCTTAATTTGGAATTGTAGGGAACTTAATAATGTGCTCTCCCGTACAGTTCCTAAGATTAGAGCGCTTATTAGTACTAAGTTTTATGATTTTATTTTCCTTATCGAAACTAAAAGTAATGTAAGCACAATAAGTCCTTTATTTAGGTCGTTTGGTTTTGGAGAGGCCACCGGGGTTGATGCGTATGGGGCGGCCGGTGGTCTTTGGGTTGGATGGAAAAAGGAAGCTAGGATGAGCTTCGTTGTTTCGTGTAATCATTTTGTTGTTTTACTAGTTGAAAAATATAACGGGTGTTTATGGTACCTTGTCTTGTTTTATGGTGCACCGGATATTTCTTCGAGAAAGTCGGTTTTATTGGAGTTAGAAGATTGTTTGGGAAGGTTGAATCACCCATACCTTATTATTGGAGACTTTAATCAAGTTGAGTTCTCGTGTGATAAGTTTAGCGTAAACAAACATCGGATTCCAGGAGCCTATGATTTTCATAATTGGAAGGTAAGGAATGAGCTCTTGGACATACCTTTTAAGGGTCCGAGGTTTACTTGGTGCAACAATAGGAAAGGCAAAAAGAGAGTCTATGAGCGTATTGATAAGGCGTTAGGCTCAAAGGATTGGTTTTCTGTTTTCCCGGATACTGGTATCAAACACTACCCAATCCAAATTTCTGATCACGCTCCAATAGAAGTGAATTTGAACCTTACAAAAATTCGAACAAAAGGCCTTACCGACTTGATGCTTGGGCATTGGATCATATGGAGTGTATCCAGACTATAA